The following proteins are encoded in a genomic region of Canis lupus familiaris isolate Mischka breed German Shepherd chromosome 6, alternate assembly UU_Cfam_GSD_1.0, whole genome shotgun sequence:
- the PRSS27 gene encoding serine protease 27 isoform X2: MLNRMVGGWDALEGEWPWQVSIQRNGSHFCGGSLLTERWVLTAAHCFSNTSETSLYQVLLGARQLVRPGPHAVYARVKRVESNPLYRGMASSADVALVELEAPVTFTNYILPVCVPDPSGAFEAGMSCWVTGWGSPSEEDRLPSPRVLQKLAVPIIDTPKCNLLYSKDAEAGLQPKAIKDDMLCAGFAEGKKDACKGDSGGPLVCLVGRLWLQAGVISWGEGCARRNRPGVYIRVTSHHDWIHRIIPNLQFQQAELGGQKRGPQVQQHLLDSVPRLAAHMLLSVLAALLALL; the protein is encoded by the exons ATGCTGAACCGGATGGTGGGCGGCTGGGACGCCCTGGAGGGCGAGTGGCCCTGGCAGGTCAGCATCCAGCGCAACGGAAGCCACTTCTGCGGGGGCAGCCTCCTCACAGAGCGATGGGTCCTCACGGCAGCGCACTGCTTCTCCAA CACCTCCGAAACCTCCCTGTACCAGGTCCTGCTTGGGGCGCGGCAGCTGGTGAGGCCAGGGCCACACGCCGTGTACGCCCGCGTGAAGCGGGTGGAGAGCAACCCCCTGTACCGGGGCATGGCTTCCAGCGCCGACGTGGCGCTGGTGGAGCTGGAGGCGCCTGTGACCTTCACCAACTACATTCTCCCCGTGTGTGTGCCTGACCCTTCGGGGGCCTTTGAGGCGGGCATGAGCTGCTGGGTCACcggctggggcagccccagtgaggAAG ACCGCCTGCCCAGCCCACGGGTCCTGCAGAAGCTTGCAGTGCCCATCATCGACACGCCCAAGTGTAACCTGCTCTACAGCAAGGACGCCGAGGCTGGCCTCCAGCCCAAAGCCATCAAGGATGACATGCTGTGTGCTGGCTTTGCTGAGGGCAAGAAGGACGCCTGCAAG GGCGACTCGGGGGGACCCCTGGTATGCCTGGTGGGCCGGTTGTGGTTGCAGGCAGGAGTCATCAGCTGGGGCGAGGGCTGTGCCCGCCGGAACCGCCCAGGTGTCTATATCCGGGTCACCTCCCACCATGACTGGATCCATCGCATCATCCCAAACCTACAATTCCAACAGGCCGAGTTGGGTGGCCAGAAGCGGGGGCCCCAGGTCCAGCAGCACCTCCTGGACTCTGTGCCCCGCCTGGCAGCCCACATGCTCCTCTCAGTCCTCGCGGCCCTCCTGGCCCTCCTCTGA